In a genomic window of Scomber japonicus isolate fScoJap1 chromosome 17, fScoJap1.pri, whole genome shotgun sequence:
- the LOC128377531 gene encoding thrombomodulin-like has product MKDVRGLLVVVLTTLMGRVGGIEPSNGYCIGNQCFMVLHDSSDFATAQNQCTKQNSNLMTVRSSVSHDSLVILLGNSTGRYWIGLHRPTGCPSNDAALSGYEWVTKDTESDFYNWVNFNSSCSSPRCVSVALGEDFKWFQDACEGQAAGFLCEYSFQDPCKNLQVAVNETVVYSTPMGFEGEDLLSLPPGTIATKMPSETKYVCFIQQWRQAPWSCEIHEGGCEYKCAENPNSVPSCYCPTGQIVNPSNKVTCEMATEDPCLHLRCQYGCFKTGDSYVCICDHGYKLAPDGRSCVDFNDCKDERQCPGENFMCVNTPGGFQCVCMGGYKLINDLCVDVDECASAPCEHQCDNSPGSYNCSCYDGYKEDPDSPNKCKLHCGLEECDAVCDPNNVFECYCPEGYIADERGDRTFCVDMDECSFYHCDQGCENTFGGYECSCRRGYTLVDQFKCVKNEDWEDEHSSTAPNTITPTPFMPYPDPTSQPSGVTVGVLVGIIVCTVFLIVLVVFLAHHFLSGRGKMESAAALKASEGEAHGLHRVTGDMS; this is encoded by the coding sequence ATGAAGGATGTTAGGGGACTGTTGGTCGTCGTGTTGACTACCCTGATGGGAAGAGTCGGCGGGATAGAGCCGAGTAACGGATACTGCATTGGGAACCAGTGCTTCATGGTGCTTCATGATTCCAGCGATTTTGCAACCGCTCAGAATCAATGCACAAAACAAAATAGCAACTTAATGACGGTGCGCTCGTCTGTATCCCATGATAGTCTTGTTATCTTGTTAGGGAACTCTACGGGGCGGTACTGGATCGGTTTGCATAGACCGACCGGTTGTCCCAGCAATGATGCTGCGCTGAGTGGCTATGAATGGGTGACTAAAGACACCGAAAGTGACTTCTACAACTGGGTGAATTTTAACAGCAGCTGCTCGTCTCCCCGCTGTGTCTCAGTCGCCCTTGGGGAGGATTTTAAATGGTTCCAGGATGCATGCGAGGGACAAGCTGCCGGGTTTCTCTGTGAGTACAGCTTCCAGGATCCGTGTAAAAACCTACAGGTTGCAGTGAACGAGACTGTGGTCTACAGTACCCCCATGGGGTTTGAGGGCGAGGATTTACTGTCTCTCCCCCCTGGAACCATCGCTACCAAGATGCCATCTGAGACCAAATACGTGTGCTTCATTCAACAGTGGCGACAGGCACCCTGGAGCTGCGAGATCCACGAAGGTGGTTGTGAATACAAATGCGCTGAGAACCCCAACAGTGTCCCCTCCTGCTACTGCCCGACGGGACAAATCGTCAACCCATCTAATAAAGTCACCTGCGAGATGGCCACAGAAGACCCGTGCCTGCACCTACGCTGCCAGTACGGATGCTTCAAAACCGGTGATTCTTACGTGTGTATATGTGACCATGGCTATAAACTGGCGCCGGACGGCAGGTCGTGCGTGGACTTCAATGATTGCAAGGACGAAAGGCAGTGTCCCGGTGAGAACTTCATGTGTGTCAACACTCCTGGCGGGTTTCAGTGCGTCTGCATGGGTGGATACAAGTTGATCAACGACCTGTGCGTCGACGTGGACGAGTGCGCATCTGCCCCATGCGAGCACCAATGCGACAACTCACCTGGTAGTTACAATTGCTCTTGTTATGATGGCTATAAAGAGGATCCAGATTCTCCTAATAAGTGCAAACTCCACTGTGGTTTAGAGGAATGCGACGCGGTATGCGACCCAAATAATGTGTTCGAATGCTACTGCCCTGAGGGCTACATAGCAGATGAAAGAGGGGACCGTACATTTTGCGTAGACATGGATGAATGCTCTTTCTATCATTGTGATCAAGGCTGTGAAAACACATTCGGCGGCTATGAGTGCTCTTGCCGTCGAGGATACACTCTAGTTGATCAGTTCAAGTGCGTAAAAAATGAGGATTGGGAAGATGAACACAGCTCCACAGCTCCAAACACCATCACACCAACACCATTTATgccatatccagatccaacatCGCAACCCTCAGGGGTAACAGTGGGGGTTCTGGTTGGGATAATAGTGTGCACTGTCTTTTTAATTGTGCTGGTGGTTTTTCTGGCTCATCACTTCCTCAGCGGTAGGGGAAAGATGGAGAGCGCCGCTGCGCTCAAGGCTTCGGAGGGTGAGGCTCACGGTTTACACCGGGTGACAGGTGACATGAGTTAA